From the genome of Pseudomonas sp. AB6, one region includes:
- the acs gene encoding acetate--CoA ligase — protein MFDISQFPIANAVRIAAQLSEDDYQTLYQQSIDSPNTFWAEQAKRFLYWSKPWQQVQQADFKTGDAIWFKGGELNVSYNCIDRHLEDRAEQIALIWEGDNPSESAEITYKKLHHNVGRLANVLKGRGVQKGDRVCIYMPMIPEAAYAMLACARIGAVHSVVFGGFSPDALRDRILDADCRMVITADEGVRGGKYSGLKENVDTALLGCPDVHTVLVVERTQGEIGWVTGRDIWYHEAVSGISSHCPPEPMDAEDPLFILYTSGSTGKPKGVLHTTGGYLLQAAMTFQYVFDYRDGEVFWCTADVGWVTGHSYLVYGPLANGATTLIFEGTPNFPDASRFWQVIDKHQVNIFYTAPTALRALMREGPAALQSTSRDSLRLLGSVGEPINPQAWEWYFHKVGKERCPIIDTWWQTETGGIMLSPLISAQYLKPGCATRPMFGVQPVLLDEQGKEISGAGNGLLAIKASWPGQIRSIYGDRQRLVETYFKPYPGYYFTGDGARRDDDGDYWITGRVDDVINVSGHRIGTAEVESALLLHDTIAEAAVVGYPHDIKGIGIYAFVTPVKGVEADDALKKQLLAHVTKEIGNFAKPDFIQWVSALPKTRSGKIMRRILRKIASNELDSLGDTSTLAEPSVVEDLINKRLNR, from the coding sequence ATGTTCGATATCAGCCAATTCCCTATCGCCAATGCCGTGCGTATTGCCGCGCAGCTCAGCGAAGACGACTATCAGACGCTGTATCAACAATCGATTGATAGCCCGAATACATTCTGGGCCGAGCAGGCCAAGCGCTTTCTATACTGGTCAAAACCCTGGCAACAGGTGCAGCAGGCGGACTTCAAAACCGGAGACGCCATCTGGTTCAAGGGCGGTGAGCTGAACGTCAGCTATAACTGCATCGACCGCCATTTAGAAGACCGAGCCGAGCAGATAGCGCTCATTTGGGAAGGCGATAACCCATCCGAGTCCGCTGAAATCACCTACAAAAAACTGCACCACAACGTTGGGCGCTTGGCTAACGTACTCAAAGGCCGTGGTGTACAAAAGGGTGATCGGGTGTGTATTTACATGCCTATGATCCCCGAGGCCGCCTATGCGATGCTGGCCTGCGCGCGTATCGGGGCAGTGCACTCAGTGGTGTTTGGTGGATTTTCACCGGATGCCCTGCGTGATCGAATACTAGATGCTGACTGCCGTATGGTGATCACCGCGGATGAAGGCGTGCGCGGCGGTAAATATAGTGGACTTAAAGAAAACGTCGACACTGCGCTGCTGGGTTGTCCGGACGTTCATACCGTTTTGGTGGTGGAACGCACTCAAGGTGAAATCGGCTGGGTGACCGGTCGCGATATCTGGTACCACGAAGCCGTTAGTGGCATCAGTAGCCATTGCCCGCCCGAACCGATGGACGCCGAAGACCCGCTGTTTATTCTCTACACGTCGGGCAGCACCGGCAAACCCAAAGGCGTCTTGCATACCACTGGCGGCTACCTGCTCCAGGCGGCGATGACGTTTCAATACGTGTTCGACTACCGTGACGGTGAAGTCTTCTGGTGCACCGCCGACGTAGGCTGGGTCACCGGCCATAGTTACCTCGTTTACGGCCCACTGGCCAACGGCGCGACCACGCTGATTTTCGAAGGCACTCCCAACTTTCCCGACGCCTCGCGATTCTGGCAAGTCATCGACAAGCATCAGGTCAATATTTTCTACACTGCACCTACTGCGTTGCGCGCACTAATGCGTGAGGGCCCGGCAGCATTGCAAAGCACTTCCCGTGACAGCCTGCGCCTGTTGGGTAGCGTCGGAGAACCCATCAACCCGCAAGCATGGGAATGGTATTTCCATAAAGTCGGCAAAGAACGCTGCCCCATCATCGATACTTGGTGGCAGACCGAAACCGGCGGCATCATGCTCAGCCCACTGATCAGCGCTCAATACCTCAAACCCGGCTGCGCTACGCGCCCGATGTTTGGCGTACAACCGGTGCTACTGGATGAGCAAGGTAAGGAAATCAGTGGCGCTGGCAACGGTCTTTTAGCTATCAAAGCCAGTTGGCCGGGGCAGATCCGTAGTATTTATGGTGACCGACAGCGCCTGGTTGAAACCTACTTCAAGCCCTATCCCGGTTACTATTTCACTGGCGACGGCGCACGCCGCGATGACGACGGCGATTACTGGATCACCGGTCGTGTGGACGATGTCATTAATGTGTCGGGACACCGCATCGGCACGGCGGAAGTTGAAAGCGCTCTGCTGCTGCATGACACCATTGCCGAAGCTGCGGTGGTCGGGTATCCCCACGATATTAAGGGAATAGGCATTTACGCGTTCGTCACGCCCGTAAAGGGAGTTGAGGCAGACGATGCACTGAAGAAACAATTGCTGGCGCACGTCACTAAGGAGATTGGCAATTTTGCCAAGCCCGATTTTATTCAGTGGGTCTCAGCATTGCCGAAAACTCGCTCGGGCAAAATCATGCGTCGCATCCTGCGCAAGATCGCCAGCAATGAACTCGACAGCTTGGGTGATACTTCGACGCTAGCCGAGCCGAGCGTGGTCGAAGACCTGATTAATAAACGTCTGAACCGCTGA
- the pgi gene encoding glucose-6-phosphate isomerase — MAYYRTPLDVTTLPAWHALTEHRKTMQNFSMREAFSADPQRFNEFTLSSCGLFLDYSKNLITPETRNLLVNLANEVDLKGAIKALFDGQIVNASEGRPALHTALRRPVGDKLSVNGVNVMPEVHKVLNQITDLVGRIHDGLWRGYTEKPITDVVNIGIGGSFLGPELVSEALLSYAQKGVRCHYLANIDGSEFHELTMKLRAETTLFIVSSKSFNTLETLKNAQAARAWYLAQGGSEAELYRHFIAVSSNNAAAVAFGIREENIFPMWDWVGGRYSLWSAIGLPIALAIGMSNFKELLSGASSMDQHFQSAPFEQNMPVLLGLLGVWYGNFWGAKSHAILPYDHYLRNITKHLQQLDMESNGKSVRQDGTPVSTDTGPVIWGGVGCNGQHAYHQLLHQGTQMIPADFIVPIVSFNPVADHHQWLYANCLSQSQALMMGKTHAEAEAELRDKGMAEADVQKLAPHKVIPGNRPSNTLVVERISPRRLGALVAMYEHKVFVQSVIWGINAFDQWGVELGKELGKGVFNRLTGSIEEPADDASTQGLINYFRGRHRG, encoded by the coding sequence ATGGCGTACTACCGCACTCCTCTCGACGTGACCACCCTACCCGCTTGGCACGCGCTGACCGAACACCGTAAAACCATGCAGAATTTCAGCATGCGTGAAGCGTTCAGTGCAGACCCGCAGCGTTTTAATGAGTTCACCCTTAGTAGCTGTGGGCTGTTCCTCGATTACTCTAAAAACCTGATCACTCCTGAAACCCGCAATTTACTGGTAAATCTGGCCAACGAAGTCGACCTCAAGGGCGCAATCAAAGCGCTGTTTGACGGCCAAATCGTTAACGCATCCGAAGGTCGTCCAGCCTTGCACACCGCGCTGCGCCGACCAGTAGGCGACAAGCTGTCGGTGAACGGCGTCAACGTGATGCCCGAAGTACACAAAGTGCTTAATCAAATCACCGACCTGGTGGGCCGTATCCACGATGGTTTATGGCGCGGGTATACCGAAAAACCGATTACCGACGTGGTAAACATCGGTATCGGTGGATCGTTCCTCGGCCCTGAGTTGGTGTCCGAAGCGCTGTTGTCCTACGCGCAAAAAGGCGTGCGCTGCCATTATTTAGCCAACATCGACGGCAGTGAGTTTCATGAACTGACGATGAAGCTTCGCGCCGAGACCACACTTTTCATCGTGTCCTCCAAGTCATTCAACACCCTGGAAACCCTGAAGAACGCACAAGCTGCTCGTGCTTGGTACTTGGCCCAAGGTGGCTCAGAGGCAGAGCTTTATCGGCACTTCATCGCGGTTTCCAGCAACAACGCCGCAGCCGTCGCCTTCGGTATCCGCGAAGAAAATATCTTCCCGATGTGGGATTGGGTTGGCGGTCGCTACTCGCTATGGTCAGCCATCGGCTTGCCGATCGCGTTGGCCATCGGCATGTCCAACTTCAAAGAATTGCTGTCCGGCGCTTCATCCATGGACCAACATTTCCAAAGCGCGCCGTTTGAACAAAACATGCCGGTGCTGTTGGGGCTGCTTGGTGTTTGGTACGGGAACTTCTGGGGTGCAAAAAGCCACGCGATCCTGCCGTATGACCACTACCTGCGCAACATCACCAAGCATTTGCAACAGTTGGACATGGAATCCAACGGTAAAAGCGTGCGCCAGGACGGCACGCCGGTATCAACCGACACGGGCCCGGTTATCTGGGGCGGCGTCGGCTGCAACGGCCAGCATGCTTACCACCAGTTGCTGCACCAAGGCACCCAAATGATTCCGGCCGACTTCATCGTGCCGATTGTCAGCTTCAACCCGGTTGCCGATCACCATCAGTGGCTGTACGCCAACTGCTTGTCACAAAGCCAGGCACTGATGATGGGCAAAACCCACGCCGAAGCTGAGGCTGAGCTACGCGACAAAGGCATGGCCGAGGCGGACGTGCAGAAACTTGCTCCGCACAAAGTGATCCCGGGTAACCGCCCAAGCAACACATTGGTCGTTGAGCGCATCAGCCCTCGTCGTTTAGGCGCCTTGGTGGCGATGTATGAACATAAGGTGTTCGTACAGAGCGTCATTTGGGGGATCAACGCATTTGACCAATGGGGCGTTGAACTGGGTAAGGAATTGGGTAAAGGCGTCTTCAACCGCTTAACCGGTTCCATCGAAGAGCCCGCCGACGATGCGTCGACCCAAGGCTTGATCAATTACTTCCGTGGTCGTCATCGCGGCTGA
- a CDS encoding BON domain-containing protein — translation MNKFAIAAAAATAITLSMANSAFAQTTTTQAPMVVAGEMTKAGEATSDTWITTKVKSDLVTEKGIPGTDIKVETNKGVVSLSSTVAITQTQKDMAVAITKKIKGVKAVSAAGLKAE, via the coding sequence ATGAATAAGTTCGCTATTGCTGCCGCTGCTGCCACAGCTATTACATTGTCTATGGCTAACTCGGCTTTCGCCCAAACCACAACAACTCAAGCTCCAATGGTTGTTGCTGGCGAAATGACCAAGGCAGGGGAAGCGACATCGGACACTTGGATCACCACCAAGGTTAAATCCGATTTGGTGACTGAGAAAGGCATTCCTGGTACCGACATTAAGGTAGAAACCAACAAAGGCGTGGTCTCCCTTTCATCAACTGTAGCCATCACCCAAACCCAGAAAGATATGGCTGTTGCGATCACTAAGAAAATCAAAGGTGTCAAAGCCGTGTCCGCCGCAGGCCTTAAAGCTGAGTGA
- a CDS encoding oxygenase MpaB family protein, translated as MEFIRSRIETQVMSLTGLSLGQLDLENPKGDPGLFGPQAICWQVHADFSSMLIGGISALLLQALHPLALAGVWDHSTFRQDMMGRLRRTGQFIAGTTFGSTQDANWLIEKVRTIHLQVTGTALDGRPYAASDPDLLTWVHVAEVSSFLGAHLRYRNPDLSIADQDRYYAEVASIAERLGARDIPRSRQAVADYLERMLPQLVCDERSLEVLRLLRAAPAPSRLAKPFGVLMMQAGIELLPLWACSLLGLSQHPLQRSFIRASINRSSPILRWAMRDSSVHRAHRRMGLAYK; from the coding sequence ATGGAATTCATTCGTAGCCGCATCGAAACCCAAGTCATGAGCCTGACCGGATTGTCTCTTGGCCAATTGGACCTAGAGAACCCAAAGGGCGATCCAGGTCTGTTCGGACCTCAAGCTATTTGCTGGCAAGTACATGCCGACTTCAGCAGCATGTTGATCGGAGGCATTAGCGCTTTATTACTGCAAGCTTTGCACCCGCTAGCCTTGGCCGGGGTCTGGGACCACTCGACGTTTCGCCAGGACATGATGGGGCGCTTGCGCCGCACGGGACAATTTATCGCCGGTACCACGTTCGGCTCGACTCAAGACGCTAACTGGCTGATTGAGAAGGTCCGCACCATTCACCTGCAAGTGACCGGAACCGCGCTCGACGGACGGCCGTATGCGGCCAGTGACCCTGACCTGCTGACATGGGTGCATGTCGCTGAGGTCAGCAGCTTTTTAGGTGCCCATTTGCGCTACCGCAACCCCGATCTGTCCATAGCCGATCAGGATCGGTATTACGCAGAAGTCGCCTCCATCGCCGAACGGCTTGGTGCACGTGACATACCCCGCTCACGTCAAGCGGTTGCCGATTACCTTGAACGAATGCTTCCCCAGCTCGTATGCGATGAACGCAGCCTTGAAGTGCTAAGGCTACTAAGGGCCGCGCCCGCACCAAGCCGCTTGGCCAAGCCATTTGGCGTGTTGATGATGCAAGCTGGTATCGAGTTATTGCCGCTCTGGGCCTGCAGTCTGCTTGGTCTGAGCCAACATCCATTGCAGCGCTCGTTTATCCGCGCAAGCATTAACCGTAGTTCGCCGATATTGCGCTGGGCAATGCGTGACAGCTCGGTCCACCGCGCCCATCGGCGAATGGGCCTGGCTTACAAATAG
- a CDS encoding acetyl-CoA C-acetyltransferase, with the protein MQDVVIVAATRTAVGAFQGALANISAVDLGAAVIRQLLAQTGLDPAQVDEVIMGHVLTAGAGQNPARQSAIKAGLPFAVPAMTLNKVCGSGLKALHLATQAIRCGDADVIIAGGQENMSLANYVIPGARTGLRMGHSTLIDTMISDGLWDAFNDYHMGITAENLADKYSISREAQDAFAAASQQKAVAAIETGRFVDEITPILIPQRKGDPVSFATDEQPRAGTTAESLGKLKPAFKKDGTVTAGNASSLNDGAAAVILMSAAKAEKLGLPVLARIAAYANAGVDPAIMGIGPVSATRRCLEKAGWSIDQLDLIEANEAFAAQSLSVAKELGWDMNKVNVNGGAIALGHPIGASGCRVLVTLLHEMIKRDAKKGLATLCIGGGQGVALALSR; encoded by the coding sequence ATGCAAGACGTCGTAATTGTTGCCGCTACCCGTACCGCAGTCGGTGCATTTCAGGGGGCTTTGGCAAATATTTCCGCAGTCGATCTAGGCGCTGCCGTCATTCGCCAACTGCTGGCACAAACCGGCCTCGATCCGGCGCAAGTCGACGAGGTGATCATGGGGCACGTATTGACAGCTGGCGCAGGACAGAATCCTGCCCGTCAATCCGCAATCAAGGCAGGGCTTCCCTTCGCCGTTCCAGCCATGACACTGAACAAGGTCTGCGGCTCGGGATTGAAAGCGTTGCATTTAGCAACCCAGGCCATTCGTTGTGGCGATGCCGACGTAATAATCGCTGGCGGCCAGGAAAATATGAGCTTGGCCAACTACGTAATACCTGGCGCACGAACCGGTCTGCGAATGGGCCACAGCACCTTGATCGACACCATGATCAGCGACGGTTTGTGGGATGCATTCAATGATTACCACATGGGCATTACCGCCGAAAATCTAGCCGACAAATACAGCATCTCCCGTGAAGCACAGGACGCGTTCGCTGCCGCGTCGCAGCAGAAAGCCGTAGCGGCCATCGAAACCGGGCGTTTCGTTGATGAAATCACCCCGATTCTAATTCCGCAGCGCAAAGGCGACCCTGTATCGTTCGCTACTGACGAGCAACCACGCGCGGGCACCACTGCCGAATCGCTGGGCAAACTCAAGCCTGCGTTTAAAAAAGACGGCACCGTGACGGCGGGCAATGCTTCGTCGCTGAATGACGGCGCTGCTGCGGTCATTTTGATGAGCGCAGCTAAGGCCGAGAAACTCGGGCTGCCGGTGCTTGCACGCATCGCGGCATACGCCAACGCAGGCGTCGACCCGGCAATCATGGGCATTGGCCCAGTCAGCGCCACCCGCCGCTGCCTCGAAAAGGCCGGCTGGTCGATTGACCAACTGGACCTCATCGAAGCCAACGAAGCCTTCGCCGCTCAATCGTTGTCGGTGGCCAAAGAGTTGGGCTGGGACATGAACAAAGTCAACGTTAACGGCGGCGCCATTGCATTGGGCCACCCGATTGGCGCGTCAGGCTGCCGCGTACTGGTGACCTTGCTGCACGAGATGATCAAGCGCGATGCCAAAAAAGGCTTGGCAACCCTGTGCATCGGCGGTGGTCAGGGCGTGGCATTGGCATTGTCCCGCTAA
- a CDS encoding DUF2845 domain-containing protein, which translates to MRTSNVLLLIVAGVMGQAQADSLRCGSQLINSGDHEFEVQQKCGEPAARNLIGYLRSPNRREEVKIDEWIYGPSNGMYQYLRFEGGRLVGINSKRGN; encoded by the coding sequence ATGCGAACGAGCAACGTTTTGCTTCTGATAGTGGCCGGTGTGATGGGACAAGCGCAGGCCGACTCCCTGCGTTGTGGGAGTCAGCTGATAAATAGTGGGGATCACGAGTTTGAGGTACAGCAAAAATGCGGCGAACCTGCTGCGCGTAACCTAATTGGTTATCTACGTAGCCCCAACCGGCGAGAAGAAGTCAAAATTGATGAGTGGATATACGGACCTAGCAACGGTATGTATCAGTACCTGCGATTCGAAGGGGGCCGTCTGGTAGGAATTAACAGTAAGCGCGGCAACTGA
- a CDS encoding DUF748 domain-containing protein: MSKGLIRAIGALLTVIALYSVLGFLILPGIALRIVNQQLANYSTVPAKLDRLELNPFSLEVNLWGLNIGTPGQEQIGFERLYINLQIDSIWTGALHLSDIELDKPKTQLLFAKDGSLNVEQLFKLPPSEPAKDKTPSKPFPIRIDQIKLADGYVHFQDLRPSKPIEFLYNALNFELKNLSTLPEDNADMTLVAAGPEGGQIDWVGHISLVPITSQGKLKVTDGRMKVWWPYVRDALPLALKDGVLNFSTDYTLSLAKETELLLSNTALSIAPLAIDTPDGRPLVRLERLDISDTSIDLAKQLVKIGNIRSNKLETWAAREADGQLDWQKLFASQPKKPTPAAIKAPAAAAGNAPEIAAQPVAPSKPWQVLLRDAQLRNYQIHLADRTPKEPVMLDVGPLNVDIQNFDSLNKSPFTLKLDTGLGKQGHITATGDVNLSPVSAKLQVNTKDIDLRLAQSYITPLIRLELRSGMLGSDLAVNLKSTEPLALGITGKAQIDQLHTLDTIKQRDFLKWQQLALEGLDFELGDHLTIAKVNLLQPYARFMINDDRTTNIDDLLIKQPADSAKTVANAAATAAEKGVKPMGIRIGEVNIKDGSANFADLSLTPNFATAIQQLNGKIGTLDNRQSKPATVDINGKVDRYAPVTIKGSLNPFDPLASLDIATSFKRVELTTLTPYSGKFAGFRIRKGRLNLDLHYMIAKGQLKAENKVVVDGLQLGEKVDSPNAVDLPIRLAIALLKDTDGKISIELPISGDLNSPQFSVMPIVWQTLRNLVLRAAQAPFKFIGGLISGGDSQDLGTVAFAPGATDLSPDAQSALNKLSAALKERPTLRLEIEGTSAESSDGPLIAEQRLQREYQSTFYKILQRRGDKVPAQASLLQVPESEKPPMLEAIYRDRLKQQPPVEWTNQGKEDRTAKMRAAVIKSWSSNAVLLRQLGQARASSIKDYLVDKAKLADERIFFVDASLGQAEADGRVISQLHLDSD, from the coding sequence ATGTCCAAAGGATTGATACGCGCCATTGGCGCCTTGCTGACCGTCATCGCACTTTACAGCGTATTGGGCTTTTTGATTTTGCCCGGCATCGCACTGCGTATCGTCAACCAACAACTGGCCAACTACTCTACGGTTCCAGCAAAGCTGGATCGGTTGGAACTCAACCCCTTCAGCCTGGAAGTGAACCTGTGGGGCCTGAACATCGGTACGCCGGGTCAGGAACAGATTGGCTTTGAGCGCCTGTACATCAACCTGCAAATCGACAGCATCTGGACCGGCGCCCTGCACTTGTCCGACATTGAACTGGATAAACCCAAGACCCAGTTGCTGTTCGCCAAGGACGGATCGCTGAACGTGGAGCAGCTGTTCAAACTTCCGCCAAGTGAACCTGCCAAGGATAAAACGCCCAGCAAACCGTTCCCGATCCGCATCGATCAAATCAAACTTGCCGATGGCTATGTTCATTTCCAAGATCTGCGGCCCAGCAAACCGATCGAATTTTTGTATAACGCGCTCAACTTCGAATTGAAGAATCTCAGCACTCTGCCCGAAGACAACGCCGACATGACCTTGGTCGCAGCAGGCCCTGAAGGCGGTCAGATTGATTGGGTTGGACACATCAGCCTGGTTCCGATTACCTCGCAAGGCAAACTCAAAGTCACTGACGGCAGAATGAAAGTCTGGTGGCCGTATGTACGCGACGCCTTGCCGCTGGCGCTAAAGGATGGCGTTCTCAATTTCAGCACCGATTACACGCTGAGTCTGGCGAAGGAAACCGAACTTCTATTAAGCAATACCGCGCTGAGCATTGCCCCTCTGGCGATAGATACTCCTGATGGCAGGCCGTTGGTGCGCCTTGAACGGCTCGATATAAGCGACACGTCCATTGATCTGGCTAAGCAGCTCGTCAAGATTGGCAATATTCGCAGTAATAAACTCGAAACCTGGGCCGCTCGCGAAGCCGACGGCCAACTCGATTGGCAGAAGCTGTTCGCCAGCCAGCCAAAAAAACCAACACCTGCGGCTATAAAGGCACCCGCCGCCGCGGCAGGTAATGCACCTGAAATCGCAGCACAACCTGTAGCACCGAGCAAACCCTGGCAAGTGCTGTTACGTGATGCGCAATTACGCAATTACCAAATTCATCTGGCAGACCGCACCCCAAAAGAGCCGGTAATGTTAGATGTAGGCCCACTGAATGTGGACATACAAAATTTCGACAGTCTAAACAAATCACCTTTTACGCTTAAGCTCGACACAGGGCTTGGTAAGCAAGGGCACATTACCGCAACTGGCGACGTCAATCTGAGCCCGGTCAGCGCCAAACTACAGGTCAATACCAAAGACATCGACCTGCGTTTGGCGCAATCCTATATCACTCCGCTTATCCGCCTTGAATTGCGCAGCGGTATGCTCGGTAGTGATTTAGCGGTCAACCTGAAAAGTACCGAGCCTTTGGCCCTCGGTATTACCGGCAAGGCTCAAATAGACCAACTGCACACCCTCGACACGATCAAACAGCGCGACTTTTTAAAATGGCAGCAACTGGCCCTTGAAGGTCTGGACTTCGAGCTCGGCGATCACCTGACGATTGCCAAAGTCAACCTGCTGCAACCGTATGCACGATTCATGATCAACGACGACCGCACCACTAACATTGATGACCTGCTGATTAAACAACCTGCAGACAGCGCTAAAACGGTCGCTAATGCTGCGGCAACCGCTGCAGAGAAAGGTGTCAAGCCAATGGGTATCCGCATCGGCGAGGTAAATATCAAAGACGGTTCGGCCAACTTCGCCGATTTAAGCCTCACGCCGAACTTCGCCACCGCGATTCAGCAGCTCAATGGCAAAATTGGCACCCTCGATAATCGTCAGTCAAAGCCTGCGACCGTCGATATCAACGGCAAGGTTGACCGTTACGCGCCAGTCACCATCAAGGGCAGCCTGAATCCCTTCGACCCCTTGGCAAGCCTGGACATTGCCACCAGCTTCAAGCGCGTGGAATTGACCACGTTGACACCGTACTCAGGGAAATTTGCGGGCTTTCGCATCCGTAAGGGCCGCCTTAATCTCGACCTGCATTACATGATCGCCAAAGGCCAGCTCAAGGCCGAAAACAAAGTGGTAGTCGACGGACTGCAACTGGGCGAAAAAGTCGACAGCCCAAATGCAGTCGATTTACCCATTCGTTTGGCCATCGCCCTGCTCAAGGATACCGATGGCAAGATCTCCATTGAACTGCCGATATCCGGTGACTTGAACAGCCCGCAATTCAGCGTGATGCCCATTGTCTGGCAAACACTGCGTAATTTGGTATTACGTGCCGCTCAGGCGCCCTTTAAGTTCATTGGCGGACTCATCAGTGGCGGCGACTCTCAAGACCTCGGTACGGTAGCGTTTGCGCCTGGCGCCACAGACCTGAGCCCAGATGCTCAGTCAGCCCTCAACAAGCTTTCAGCCGCCTTGAAAGAGCGCCCAACGCTACGCCTGGAGATAGAGGGCACCAGCGCGGAAAGCAGTGACGGTCCGTTAATTGCTGAACAACGTCTTCAGCGGGAATACCAAAGTACCTTTTACAAGATTCTTCAGCGACGCGGCGACAAGGTTCCAGCACAGGCATCACTGCTGCAAGTACCGGAAAGTGAAAAACCGCCAATGCTGGAAGCAATCTACCGCGACCGCTTGAAACAGCAGCCGCCAGTTGAGTGGACCAATCAGGGCAAAGAAGACCGTACGGCAAAAATGCGTGCCGCAGTGATCAAATCCTGGAGTTCCAACGCGGTGCTACTTCGCCAGTTGGGGCAAGCACGCGCCAGCAGCATCAAGGATTATCTCGTTGATAAAGCGAAACTGGCAGATGAGCGAATTTTCTTTGTGGATGCCAGCTTGGGCCAAGCAGAAGCGGATGGTCGAGTAATCAGCCAATTACATTTGGACAGCGATTAA
- the panD gene encoding aspartate 1-decarboxylase: protein MHAIMLKAKLHRAEVTHAVLDYEGSCAIDGEWLDLAGIREYEQIQIYNIDNGERFTTYAIRGEEGSRMISVNGAAAHKAKVGDRVIIAAYAHYSEVELITFKPRMLYMAPGNELSHTSNAIPVQVA from the coding sequence ATGCACGCAATCATGCTCAAGGCCAAGTTGCACCGAGCCGAGGTTACGCACGCGGTACTCGACTACGAAGGCTCTTGCGCCATCGACGGCGAATGGCTCGACCTTGCGGGAATTCGTGAGTACGAACAAATCCAGATTTACAACATCGACAACGGCGAACGTTTCACCACCTATGCCATTCGAGGTGAAGAGGGCTCGCGAATGATTTCAGTCAACGGCGCCGCAGCGCATAAAGCGAAAGTAGGTGATCGTGTCATCATCGCCGCTTATGCTCATTACAGTGAAGTCGAATTGATCACTTTCAAGCCGCGCATGCTGTACATGGCGCCCGGCAATGAACTAAGCCACACGAGCAATGCCATACCGGTACAGGTAGCCTGA
- a CDS encoding class I SAM-dependent rRNA methyltransferase, whose protein sequence is MSSLNQALSVALDNRQSLLAELHEQGTDCYRLFHGSQEGASGLTIDRYGPQLLVQSFHHTLERDELLALHAAVNTRLRLDTLLVYNDRSHGNSRIDRNDAVFTAEDAALGELIGHEWGLNYRVRGRHAGQDPLLFLDLRNTRGWIKHHSAGKTVLNLFSYTCGVGLSAAAGGAREVCNLDFAEGNLAVGRENGLLNPALKPMKFVQSDYFPAIRQLAGLPIAPRRANKLPDYPRLTQRQYDFVFLDPPAWAKSAFGTVDLLRDYQSLLKPAVLTTAANGVLICCNNLAKVSMEDWREQVLRCATKAGRPVREWQVLTPGSDFPSMDQQPPLKTLILQF, encoded by the coding sequence ATGTCCTCCCTGAACCAGGCGCTGAGCGTCGCCCTCGATAACCGTCAGTCATTGCTCGCCGAGCTGCATGAACAGGGCACGGATTGCTATCGCTTGTTTCACGGCAGCCAAGAAGGCGCCAGCGGCCTGACTATCGACCGTTATGGCCCGCAATTACTGGTGCAGAGCTTTCACCACACGCTCGAACGCGACGAACTGCTAGCGTTGCATGCCGCCGTTAATACCCGTCTGAGGCTCGATACGCTATTGGTCTACAACGACCGCTCACACGGCAATTCACGCATCGACCGCAACGACGCTGTCTTTACAGCAGAAGATGCGGCGCTAGGTGAATTGATTGGCCATGAGTGGGGATTAAACTATCGCGTACGCGGACGCCATGCAGGACAAGATCCGCTGTTGTTTCTCGATTTGCGCAACACCCGGGGCTGGATCAAACACCATAGCGCCGGAAAAACCGTACTCAACCTGTTTTCCTACACCTGCGGTGTTGGCCTGAGTGCGGCTGCCGGTGGTGCGCGAGAGGTGTGCAACCTAGATTTTGCAGAAGGCAATCTCGCCGTCGGCCGCGAAAATGGGTTGTTGAACCCCGCACTAAAACCGATGAAGTTCGTGCAATCCGACTATTTTCCTGCCATCCGTCAACTGGCAGGGCTGCCCATCGCGCCCCGTCGTGCAAACAAACTGCCAGACTACCCGCGTTTAACACAGCGACAATACGACTTCGTCTTTCTCGATCCGCCTGCGTGGGCAAAAAGTGCGTTCGGCACCGTGGATTTGCTTCGTGATTACCAAAGCTTGCTCAAACCTGCCGTACTCACCACTGCCGCTAATGGGGTGCTGATTTGCTGCAATAATCTGGCGAAAGTCAGCATGGAGGATTGGCGCGAACAGGTTCTACGCTGCGCGACTAAAGCCGGGCGCCCGGTACGCGAATGGCAAGTACTGACACCGGGCAGCGACTTTCCGTCTATGGACCAGCAACCGCCACTCAAAACGTTGATTTTGCAGTTTTAA